ATGGTCGAACGTGTAGCCGAAAGCCTTCGCATCGGGCGCATCGGAGAAACCGAAGCCGGGCAGATCCGGCGCGATCACGCGGTACTTGTCGGACAGCCGCGCAATCAGGCCACGGTACTGGTGGCTCGAGGTCGGGAAGCCATGCAGCAGCAGGACGGCGGGCGCGTCCTCCGGGCCGGCCTCGCGATAGAACAGATTGAGCGCGAGGCCCGTACGCCGGTCGGCGACGGAGACGGTTTGATAGGTGGGAAGCACGGACATCGAAATCTCCTGGATCGAGGGAACAGGCTAAAGCCGGACAAACTGAACCGAACGATCGGTACAGTATTAATAAACTATCGATCCGTCAAGCGTTGATTTCCGAGCATTCATTCCGTAAACTTTGGACTGTACCGAATGATCCGTCCAATCTAAGCACGCCATGTCCACTACGCAAACCGCAAAAGACGAAATTGTCGATCGATTGTTTGCCGTATTCCGCGATCGCGGTTTCGAGGGCGCGTCACTGGGCGACCTGTCGCGCGCGACCGGGCTCGGCAAGTCGAGCCTTTACCACCACTTCCCCGAGGGCAAGGAACAGATGGCGAAGGCTGTGCTCGAGCGTGCCACGGCCGCGATCGATAGCGAGATCCTGGGCGTCGCACAAGCCACTGGCTCGCTCAAGACACGCATCCGCAAAATCGTGGCGACGTTCGATCAGATGTACGCCGGTGGCCGCACGCCGTGCGTACTCGGCCGGCTATCGAGCGCCGACATCGGCGCCGGGGCTCGACAAGATCTGGGGCAAGCACTTGCGCACTGGATCGGAGCGATCGAAATACTGGCGCGCGAGAGCGGCCTGTCGCCGCTCAAGGCGCGGCATTTTGCGGAGGATTGGGTTGCGCGCGTGCAGGGAGCATTGGTTCTGCAAGCGGCGACGGGTGAAATCGGACCGTACAGGCGTGCCATGAACGCGTTGCTCGATCTATCGAAAGACAGCGCATCCCGGGCACCGGACTAACGCATTGTCCAACGCATCGATCCGGCTGCACGGCAGTTCAAAGCGGCATCGGATTCGCACTCGCCGAATCGTACCTGTCGGCAGGTTTCAACGTCGTCGGCAACGGGCGTTCGCAGGAACGTCTGCAGGACGCAGCAGCAAAACTCGGCAATCCCGACAGCTTCCTCGCGGTGGCGGGGGACATCGCCGTCGCCGGCACGTCGCAGCGCCTTTTCAGCGAAGCGATCGGCCGCTTCGGCAAAGCCGAGATTCTCGTGAACAACGCGGGCGTCTTCATCGCCAAGCCGACCACGAGTTATACGACCGACGACTTCGACAAGCTGATCGACACGAATTTGCGCGGTTTTTTCTATCCGACGCAGGCGGCAGCGACCCACATGATCGGGAACGGCGGTGGGCACATCGTCAACGTCACGGCCGTGGTCGGCATTCAACCGAACGCCAACGTGCCCGCGACCTTGTCGGCACTCGTGAAAGGCGGAATCAACAGGTCAAGGCGTCATCGGCAACGGCCGGATTTCGAGGACAAGTCCATCCCAAATAAAAAAGGCTCCGCACTGGCGGAGCCTTCCATATTTATTCCTTGGCGGAGAGACGGGGATTCGAACCCCGGATAGGCTATTAACCTATACACGCTTTCCAGGCGTGCGACTTAAACCACTCATCCATCTCTCCGGCGGGGACGCGCATTATAGCAAACTCCCGGGCGCTCGCCCATATCCCGAACGGCCGCCCGCAAACGGCGGACGAACCGCCGCCAGACACCCGCGCATCACCCGGGAATAGCCCCCTCAAGGGTGCCGGATATAGTCCACCAACGCCCGCGTATAAGCATCCGGTTTCCGGTCAACCAGACTCACCACGATCGCCACCACAAACCCCGCCGGCACGCCGAACACGCCCGAGCTGATCGGCTCGATCCCAAACCACCGCGGTCCGGCAAAGCCCGTCATCTGCGTGAAGTACGGGTACGTCGACACGATGTAATAGACGCACACCGCGAGCCCCGCCACCATCCCGGCCACGGCGCCCAGACGCGTCGTCCGCTTCCAGAACACGCCGAGCACGAGCACAGGAAACAGACTCGACGCCGCCAGCGAAAATGCCGCGCCGACCAGAAACAGAATGTTCCCCGTGTTCAACGACGCGACGTACGACGCAAACAATGCCACGCCCAGCAGCAGGATCTTCGAGATCGTCACGCGCCGCTGACTCGATGCTTGCGGATCGACCATGTGATAGTAGACATCGTGCGACAGCGCATTCGCGATCGTCAGCAACAAACCGTCCGCCGTCGAAAGCGCCGCGGCGAGCGCACCCGCCGCAATCAACCCCGACATCACATACGGCAGTCCCGCAATCTCCGGCGCGGCCAGCACGACCATATCGGGCTGCATGCGGATCTCGCTCCAACGCACGATGCCGTCGCCATTCAGGTCCGCAATACTGATCAGATATGGCTCGACCTTGCGCCACTGCATCACCCATTGCGGCAAGTCCGAAAAGCGCCCGCCGACCAGATTCGTCAAGATCTCGTACTTGATCAGCACCGCAAGCACCGGCACAGTCAAATAGAACAGCGCGACAAAAAACAGCGTCC
The nucleotide sequence above comes from Paraburkholderia sp. SOS3. Encoded proteins:
- a CDS encoding TetR/AcrR family transcriptional regulator — its product is MSTTQTAKDEIVDRLFAVFRDRGFEGASLGDLSRATGLGKSSLYHHFPEGKEQMAKAVLERATAAIDSEILGVAQATGSLKTRIRKIVATFDQMYAGGRTPCVLGRLSSADIGAGARQDLGQALAHWIGAIEILARESGLSPLKARHFAEDWVARVQGALVLQAATGEIGPYRRAMNALLDLSKDSASRAPD
- a CDS encoding SDR family NAD(P)-dependent oxidoreductase, encoding MPGTGLTHCPTHRSGCTAVQSGIGFALAESYLSAGFNVVGNGRSQERLQDAAAKLGNPDSFLAVAGDIAVAGTSQRLFSEAIGRFGKAEILVNNAGVFIAKPTTSYTTDDFDKLIDTNLRGFFYPTQAAATHMIGNGGGHIVNVTAVVGIQPNANVPATLSALVKGGINRSRRHRQRPDFEDKSIPNKKGSALAEPSIFIPWRRDGDSNPG